DNA from Kitasatospora acidiphila:
TCGACGAGGCCAAGATCGCGGCGCTGCGCACCCGGGTGACCGCGCTGGCCGAGAAGTACCCGCTCTACCCGGAGCTCTAGGCACCACCCACCGTGGCCGACGTCACTCCCGTCGGTCCGGTCCGTTCCCCCGGGGCACCGCGCACACTGGAACGTGAGCCGGTGCCCCGCACCATGCAGTCCCCCGCTTTCCTTCCGGTCCACGAGACCAGACAAGGACGTCCCCCGTGGCCATCAGCGTCTTCGACCTCTTCTCCATCGGTATCGGCCCCTCCAGTTCGCACACCGTCGGCCCGATGCGGGCCGCCCGGATGTTCGCCCGCCGGCTGCGCTCCGAGGACCTGCTGGACCAGGTCGCCTCGGTCAAGGCCGAGCTGTTCGGTTCGCTCGGCGCCACCGGCCACGGCCACGGCACCCCCAAGGCGGTGCTGCTCGGCCTGGAGGGCAAGTCCCCGCGCACCGTGGACGTCGCCAAGGCCGACCTCGACGTGGAGCGGATCAAGGAGACCAAGCGGATCGCGCTGCTCGGTGTCCACCTGATCGACTTCGACCCCGACCTCCAGGTGGTGCTGCACCGCCGCAAGTCGCTGCCGTACCACGCCAACGGCATGACCCTGGTGGCCCACGACGCGGCCGGCGCCGAGCTGCTCACCAAGACCTACTACTCGGTCGGCGGCGGCTTCGTGGTGGACGAGGACGCGATCGGCGCCGACCGGGTGGTCCCGGACGACACCCAGCTGCGCTACCCGTTCCGCACCGGCGAGGAGCTGCTCCGGCTGACCCGGGAGACCGGCCTGTCGATCTCCGGCCTGATGCTGGAGAACGAGAAGGCCTGGCGCTCCGAGGAGGAGATCCGGGCCGGCCTGCTGGAGATCTGGTCGGTGATGAAGGAGTGCGTGTCGGCCGGCATGTCCCGCGAGGGCATCCTGCCGGGCGGCCTCAAGGTGCGCCGCCGCGCCGCCGCCGGGGCCCGGGCGCTGCGCGCGGAGGGCATCGGCCCGGCCAACGCGATGGAGTGGGTGACCCTCTACGCGATGGCGGTCAACGAGGAGAACGCCTCCGGCCAGCGGGTGGTGACCGCGCCCACCAACGGCGCGGCCGGCATCATCCCGGCCGTCCTGCACTACTACCAGAACTTCGTACCGGGCGCCGATGACGAGGGCATCGTCCGGTTCCTGCTGGCGGCCGGTGCGATCGGCATGCTCTTCAAGGAGAACGCCTCCATCTCCGGCGCCGAGGTGGGCTGCCAGGGCGAGGTCGGCTCGGCCTGCTCGATGGCGGCCGGCGGCCTGGCCGAGGTGCTCGGCGGCTCCCCCGAGCAGGTGGAGAACGCCGCCGAGATCGGCATCGAGCACAACCTCGGCCTCACCTGCGACCCGGTCGGCGGCCTGGTCCAGATCCCCTGCATCGAGCGCAACGGCATGGCCTCGGTCAAGGCCGTCACCGCCGCCCGGATGGCACTGCGCGGCGACGGCCGGCACCACGTCTCCCTCGACAAGGCGATCAAGACCATGA
Protein-coding regions in this window:
- a CDS encoding L-serine ammonia-lyase codes for the protein MAISVFDLFSIGIGPSSSHTVGPMRAARMFARRLRSEDLLDQVASVKAELFGSLGATGHGHGTPKAVLLGLEGKSPRTVDVAKADLDVERIKETKRIALLGVHLIDFDPDLQVVLHRRKSLPYHANGMTLVAHDAAGAELLTKTYYSVGGGFVVDEDAIGADRVVPDDTQLRYPFRTGEELLRLTRETGLSISGLMLENEKAWRSEEEIRAGLLEIWSVMKECVSAGMSREGILPGGLKVRRRAAAGARALRAEGIGPANAMEWVTLYAMAVNEENASGQRVVTAPTNGAAGIIPAVLHYYQNFVPGADDEGIVRFLLAAGAIGMLFKENASISGAEVGCQGEVGSACSMAAGGLAEVLGGSPEQVENAAEIGIEHNLGLTCDPVGGLVQIPCIERNGMASVKAVTAARMALRGDGRHHVSLDKAIKTMKETGADMKVKYKETSRGGLAVNVIEC